In one window of Agrobacterium larrymoorei DNA:
- a CDS encoding [protein-PII] uridylyltransferase, protein MASKDLDFSAILDVAALKQECDLVFQGDGKRVSDARSDLLPIFKKASADGRQKARELLDADGGGIDCARRISWLQDRLIEVLYDLACQYVYPKDAPQVGITAVGGYGRGTLAPGSDIDLLFLLPVKNTPDMHKAIEFILYILWDVGFKVGHATRTVDECIKLSKADMTIRTAILEMRPICGKKTLADELERRFEAEVVTNSGPEFIAAKLAERDQRHRKAGDTRYLVEPNVKEGKGGLRDLHTLFWIAKYYYHVRDTAELVKLGVLSRSELKLFEKADDFLWAVRCQMHFITAKAEERLSFDIQREIAAALNYQPRPGLSAVERFMKHYFLVAKDVGDLTRILCAALEDRQAKDVPGLSGVLSRFAHRLRKIPGSTEFVEDRGRIALATADVFRNDPVSLIRLFHVADINNLELRPDALRVVTRSLNLINHELRENEEANRLFLAILTSKRDPALTLRRMNEAGVLGKFIPEFGKIVAMMQFNMYHHYTVDEHLIRSVAVLSEIEKGQAVDTHPLVNQLMPAIEDREALYVAVLLHDVAKGRQEDHSIAGARVARKLCQRFRLSTKQTETVMWLIEQHLLMSMVAQTRDLHDRKTITDFADKVQSMERLKMLLILTVCDIRAVGPDVWNGWKGQLLRTLYYETELLLSGGFSESSRKERAKIARQRLYDALDDWGQKARRKYSNLHYDAYLLSVDLQDQIRHTRFLREADKQEKALATMVRTHSFHAITEITIVAPDHPRLLSIITGACSAAGANIADAQIFTTSDGRALDTILINREFPIDEDETRRANNIGKLIEEVLAGKKRLPEIIANRTKSRKKSKTFNIPPSVTISNGLSNKFTVIEVECLDRPGLLADMTAVLADLSLDIASARITTFGEKVIDTFYVTDLFGQKVMTDNRQSNIAHRLKAAMTEQEDELRDRMPSGIIAHPDVAALPAARTAKA, encoded by the coding sequence ATGGCCTCTAAGGATCTGGATTTCTCCGCAATACTGGATGTTGCGGCACTCAAGCAGGAATGTGATCTCGTCTTTCAGGGAGATGGGAAGCGCGTCTCCGATGCGCGGTCCGATCTGTTGCCGATCTTCAAGAAGGCCAGCGCCGATGGACGGCAAAAGGCGCGCGAACTGCTGGACGCAGATGGCGGCGGCATTGATTGCGCCCGCCGCATCTCCTGGCTTCAGGATCGTCTGATCGAGGTGCTTTACGATCTTGCCTGCCAGTATGTTTATCCGAAGGATGCGCCACAGGTCGGCATCACTGCCGTCGGCGGCTACGGTCGCGGCACGCTGGCGCCGGGTTCGGATATCGATCTTCTATTTTTGCTACCGGTCAAGAACACGCCGGATATGCACAAGGCCATCGAGTTCATTCTCTATATTCTTTGGGACGTCGGCTTCAAGGTCGGCCATGCCACGAGAACCGTGGATGAGTGCATCAAGCTTTCAAAGGCCGATATGACGATCCGCACGGCCATTCTGGAAATGCGCCCGATCTGCGGAAAGAAGACGCTGGCAGACGAGCTGGAGCGCCGCTTCGAGGCCGAGGTCGTCACCAATAGCGGCCCGGAATTCATTGCCGCCAAGCTTGCTGAGCGCGACCAGCGACACCGCAAGGCGGGCGATACGCGCTATCTGGTGGAGCCGAACGTGAAGGAAGGTAAGGGCGGTCTTCGCGACCTGCACACGCTGTTCTGGATTGCAAAATATTATTACCATGTGCGCGATACAGCCGAACTGGTGAAACTCGGCGTTCTCTCCCGCAGCGAACTCAAGCTGTTCGAAAAGGCGGATGATTTTCTCTGGGCGGTGCGCTGCCAGATGCATTTCATCACGGCTAAGGCGGAAGAGCGGCTGTCCTTCGATATCCAGCGGGAAATTGCTGCTGCGCTGAATTACCAGCCGCGCCCCGGCCTTTCCGCCGTCGAGCGCTTCATGAAGCATTACTTCCTCGTCGCCAAGGATGTGGGGGATCTGACCCGCATTCTCTGCGCAGCGCTTGAGGACCGGCAGGCGAAGGACGTTCCGGGGCTTTCCGGTGTTCTCAGCCGCTTTGCCCACCGCCTGCGCAAAATTCCGGGTTCGACCGAATTCGTCGAGGATCGTGGCCGCATCGCGCTCGCAACCGCTGATGTCTTCCGTAACGATCCCGTCAGCCTCATCCGCCTCTTTCATGTGGCGGATATCAACAATCTCGAACTGCGCCCGGATGCGCTGCGCGTCGTTACCCGTTCGCTGAATCTCATCAATCACGAGCTTCGCGAGAATGAGGAAGCAAATCGGCTGTTTCTGGCGATCCTCACCTCCAAGCGCGATCCGGCTTTGACCCTGCGGCGCATGAACGAGGCGGGCGTGCTGGGCAAGTTCATTCCCGAATTCGGCAAGATCGTCGCGATGATGCAGTTCAACATGTATCATCACTATACGGTGGATGAGCATCTGATCCGCTCGGTTGCCGTGCTTTCGGAAATCGAAAAGGGGCAGGCGGTCGACACGCACCCGTTGGTCAACCAGCTGATGCCAGCTATCGAAGACCGCGAGGCGCTCTACGTTGCGGTGTTGCTGCACGATGTCGCCAAGGGCCGTCAGGAGGATCACTCCATTGCCGGTGCGCGCGTTGCCCGCAAGCTCTGCCAGCGCTTCCGCCTCTCCACCAAGCAGACCGAAACCGTGATGTGGCTGATCGAGCAGCATCTCCTGATGTCCATGGTTGCGCAAACCCGCGATCTGCATGACCGCAAGACGATCACGGATTTTGCCGACAAGGTGCAGTCCATGGAGCGGCTGAAGATGCTGCTGATCCTCACCGTCTGCGATATCCGCGCCGTTGGCCCGGATGTCTGGAACGGCTGGAAGGGCCAACTGCTGCGCACGCTTTATTATGAAACCGAGCTTCTGCTATCTGGTGGTTTCTCAGAAAGCTCGCGCAAGGAACGCGCCAAGATCGCCCGCCAGCGCCTATACGATGCGCTGGACGATTGGGGCCAGAAGGCGCGGCGCAAATACAGCAATCTGCATTACGACGCCTACCTCTTGTCGGTGGACCTGCAAGACCAGATCCGCCACACGCGCTTTCTGCGCGAGGCGGACAAGCAGGAAAAGGCGCTGGCCACCATGGTCCGCACCCACTCCTTCCACGCGATTACGGAAATCACCATCGTCGCGCCCGACCATCCGCGCCTGCTGTCCATCATCACCGGTGCATGCTCGGCGGCAGGCGCCAACATTGCGGATGCGCAGATTTTCACCACGTCGGATGGCCGCGCGCTCGATACGATCCTCATCAACCGCGAATTCCCCATCGATGAGGACGAGACGCGCCGCGCCAACAATATCGGCAAGCTGATCGAGGAAGTTCTGGCGGGCAAGAAGCGCTTGCCGGAAATCATCGCCAACCGCACCAAGAGCCGCAAGAAGAGCAAGACCTTCAACATTCCGCCATCGGTCACCATCTCCAACGGGCTCTCCAACAAGTTCACCGTCATCGAGGTGGAATGCCTCGACCGGCCCGGCCTGCTTGCGGATATGACGGCAGTGCTGGCCGATCTTTCGCTCGATATCGCTTCTGCGCGCATCACCACCTTCGGTGAGAAGGTCATCGATACCTTCTATGTCACCGATCTCTTCGGGCAGAAAGTGATGACCGATAACAGGCAGTCCAACATTGCCCATCGGCTGAAAGCGGCAATGACCGAGCAGGAAGACGAACTGCGCGACCGCATGCCATCCGGCATCATCGCGCATCCAGATGTCGCAGCGCTGCCCGCCGCGCGCACCGCAAAGGCTTGA
- the mutS gene encoding DNA mismatch repair protein MutS translates to MMEQYIEIKANNPGSLLFYRMGDFYELFFDDAVEASRSLGITLTKRGQHMGQDIPMCGVPVHAADDYLQKLILRGYRVAVCEQVEDPAEAKKRGSKSVVRRDVVRLVTPGTLTEEKLLSPTESNYLMALARIRGSSEAQFALAWIDISTGVFRLAETTLTRLLADIWRIDPRELIVADSLFHDEELRPTFDVLGRVAVPQPAVLFDSATAEGRIARYFNVSTLDGFGTFSRVELAAAAAAVAYVEKTQIAERPPLGAPERESSASTLFIDPATRANLELTKTLAGERDGSLLHAINRTVTGGGARLLAERLMSPLTDPEKINARLDAVAYLIDDVSLSDGLREALKQVADMPRALSRLALDRGGPRDLGAIRQGLFAAAMVGQSLDQGLLPDELANALADLKALPTSLEAMLGGMLADDLPLLKRDGGFVREGSNPELDEVRALRDQSRRVIAGLQLQYSEETGIKSLKIKHNNVLGYFIEVTAGNADVMTTGDEAKARFIHRQTMAGAMRFTTTELADLESRIANAAAKALTMELQAFDQMVQAVVAQAEAIKAGSLALAAIDVATSLAYLATEQAYCRPAVDGSMTFSIRGGRHPVVEQALRRQSSGPFIANNCDLSAKNGNRNGAIWMLTGPNMGGKSTFLRQNALIAILAQIGSFVPAEAAHIGVVDRLFSRVGASDDLARGRSTFMVEMVETAAILNQATDRSLVILDEIGRGTATFDGLSIAWATVEHLHEANRCRGLFATHFHELTVLSEKLGRLANVTMKVREWEGDVIFLHEVGPGAADRSYGIQVAKLAGLPAAVVERAREVLNQLEDADRKNPASQLIDDLPLFQVAVRREETRSQGNSKVDEALKALNPDEMTPREALDALYALKKQLGKA, encoded by the coding sequence ATGATGGAGCAGTATATCGAGATCAAGGCGAACAATCCCGGTTCGCTGCTGTTCTATCGCATGGGCGATTTCTATGAGCTGTTCTTCGATGATGCGGTGGAGGCCTCGCGTTCCCTTGGTATTACGCTGACCAAGCGCGGCCAGCATATGGGGCAGGATATTCCCATGTGTGGCGTGCCGGTGCACGCGGCGGATGATTATCTGCAAAAGCTCATCCTGCGCGGCTATCGCGTCGCTGTCTGCGAGCAGGTGGAAGACCCGGCGGAAGCCAAGAAGCGCGGCTCGAAATCCGTCGTGCGCCGTGATGTAGTGCGGCTCGTCACCCCCGGTACGCTGACCGAGGAAAAGCTGCTCTCGCCGACGGAATCCAACTACCTCATGGCGCTCGCCCGCATTCGCGGAAGCTCGGAAGCGCAGTTCGCGCTGGCCTGGATCGATATTTCCACCGGTGTTTTTCGCCTCGCGGAAACCACGCTGACGCGGCTGCTGGCCGATATCTGGCGCATCGACCCGCGCGAATTGATCGTCGCCGATAGCCTGTTCCACGATGAGGAATTGCGGCCAACCTTCGATGTCCTGGGTCGCGTTGCAGTGCCGCAGCCAGCCGTGCTGTTCGATAGCGCAACGGCAGAAGGCCGCATCGCGCGTTACTTCAACGTATCGACGCTGGATGGCTTTGGCACCTTCTCCCGCGTTGAACTGGCCGCCGCAGCCGCAGCCGTCGCCTATGTGGAAAAGACGCAGATTGCCGAACGACCACCGCTGGGCGCGCCGGAGCGGGAAAGCTCCGCCTCCACGCTCTTCATCGACCCCGCCACCCGCGCCAATCTGGAATTGACGAAGACCCTTGCCGGTGAGCGCGATGGATCGTTGCTGCACGCCATCAACCGCACGGTGACGGGCGGTGGGGCGCGGCTTCTGGCAGAGCGGCTGATGTCGCCGCTGACAGACCCGGAAAAGATCAATGCCCGGCTCGATGCGGTCGCCTATCTGATCGATGACGTCTCCTTGAGCGATGGCCTGCGCGAAGCGCTGAAGCAGGTGGCGGATATGCCGCGCGCGCTGTCCCGTCTGGCGCTGGACCGTGGCGGCCCGCGCGATCTCGGTGCGATCCGGCAAGGTTTGTTCGCCGCCGCGATGGTCGGCCAGTCGCTCGATCAGGGGCTTTTGCCGGATGAGCTGGCGAATGCTCTGGCCGATCTGAAGGCGTTGCCGACCTCGCTTGAGGCCATGCTTGGCGGAATGCTGGCCGATGATTTGCCGCTTTTGAAGCGCGATGGCGGTTTCGTTCGCGAAGGTTCCAACCCGGAATTGGACGAGGTGCGGGCGCTGCGCGACCAGTCGCGCCGCGTCATCGCTGGGCTTCAACTGCAATATTCGGAAGAGACCGGTATCAAATCGCTGAAGATCAAGCACAACAATGTGCTTGGTTATTTCATCGAAGTGACGGCAGGCAATGCCGATGTGATGACGACGGGTGACGAGGCGAAAGCCCGCTTCATTCACCGCCAGACCATGGCGGGCGCCATGCGCTTCACCACCACCGAACTTGCCGATCTGGAAAGCCGCATCGCCAATGCCGCCGCAAAAGCGCTGACGATGGAATTGCAGGCTTTCGACCAGATGGTGCAGGCCGTCGTTGCGCAGGCTGAAGCGATCAAGGCCGGTTCGCTGGCGCTGGCCGCCATCGACGTCGCGACAAGCCTTGCCTATCTCGCCACCGAACAGGCCTATTGCCGCCCGGCGGTGGATGGCTCCATGACATTTTCAATCCGTGGCGGACGTCATCCCGTCGTAGAGCAGGCCCTGCGCCGTCAGTCCAGCGGTCCCTTCATCGCCAATAATTGCGATCTGTCAGCCAAGAATGGCAATCGCAACGGCGCGATCTGGATGCTGACTGGCCCGAACATGGGCGGTAAATCGACCTTCCTGCGCCAGAATGCGCTGATCGCCATTCTCGCGCAGATCGGCTCCTTCGTGCCTGCGGAAGCCGCGCATATCGGTGTGGTCGACCGTCTGTTCTCCCGCGTCGGTGCATCTGACGATCTGGCGCGTGGTCGCTCCACTTTCATGGTGGAAATGGTGGAAACGGCGGCGATCCTCAATCAGGCGACGGACCGCTCGCTCGTCATCCTGGACGAGATCGGGCGTGGCACGGCGACGTTCGACGGTTTGTCCATTGCATGGGCAACGGTGGAGCATCTGCATGAGGCGAACCGCTGCCGCGGACTTTTCGCCACGCATTTCCACGAACTGACGGTGCTTTCCGAAAAGCTGGGCCGCCTTGCCAACGTCACCATGAAGGTGCGCGAATGGGAAGGCGACGTGATCTTCCTGCACGAGGTCGGGCCGGGTGCGGCGGACCGTTCCTACGGCATTCAGGTCGCCAAGCTCGCAGGGCTTCCCGCTGCCGTGGTGGAGCGTGCCCGTGAGGTTCTGAACCAGCTTGAAGATGCTGATCGCAAGAACCCGGCCAGCCAGCTGATCGATGATCTGCCGCTGTTTCAGGTCGCAGTGCGGCGGGAAGAGACGCGGTCTCAGGGCAATTCCAAGGTGGACGAGGCCTTGAAGGCGCTGAACCCGGATGAGATGACGCCGCGCGAGGCGCTGGACGCGCTCTATGCCCTCAAGAAACAACTTGGCAAGGCTTGA
- a CDS encoding LysR substrate-binding domain-containing protein, with amino-acid sequence MDSLRNVHLNGLRAVEAVARLGSLPAAAHELGVSVGAVSQQVIKTEQQLGLKLFERTVKGMVATEAAEPILFRLAEGFRHISSAVSHALKGDDKVLTISVAPVFAARWLVHRIAAFSECFPDIRLRLEASDRLVDPVTSDVDLCIRVGRGRWAGVRAELLHEQKVFPVCAPALAAALKTKADIPGMPTVIDARAMFGWEVWLSAAGLRGASIRPSHSFSEASLCLDAALAGQGILLAWQTIASHHLQQGQLVAPFGPAVKTGLAHYFVTAENARRNEKVEAFKRWLRSELDRDMAELTKVVPFLDEHC; translated from the coding sequence ATGGATAGTCTCAGAAACGTGCATCTCAACGGACTGCGTGCGGTCGAAGCTGTCGCTCGTCTTGGCTCGCTCCCTGCTGCTGCGCATGAGCTTGGCGTATCCGTCGGCGCAGTCAGTCAACAGGTCATAAAGACTGAGCAGCAACTCGGGTTGAAGCTGTTTGAACGAACAGTCAAAGGCATGGTCGCTACGGAGGCGGCAGAGCCTATCCTGTTCCGTTTGGCAGAAGGTTTCCGGCATATTTCCAGCGCGGTTAGTCATGCGTTGAAGGGCGACGATAAGGTGCTTACAATTTCTGTCGCACCTGTATTCGCAGCCCGTTGGCTTGTGCATCGAATTGCTGCCTTCTCCGAATGCTTTCCGGATATCAGGCTGAGACTGGAGGCGAGTGACCGTCTTGTGGATCCTGTTACATCTGATGTTGATCTATGCATCAGGGTAGGACGTGGACGTTGGGCGGGTGTGCGCGCTGAACTGCTGCATGAGCAGAAGGTCTTTCCGGTTTGCGCTCCAGCGTTAGCTGCAGCCTTGAAAACGAAGGCTGATATTCCAGGTATGCCAACCGTTATCGACGCGCGGGCGATGTTTGGATGGGAAGTCTGGCTGTCTGCTGCCGGTCTGCGAGGCGCGTCCATCCGCCCTAGTCACAGCTTCAGTGAGGCGTCCCTATGCCTGGATGCAGCGTTGGCAGGGCAGGGTATTCTCCTTGCTTGGCAAACCATAGCCTCCCATCATTTGCAGCAGGGTCAACTCGTCGCGCCGTTTGGGCCCGCCGTTAAAACCGGTCTGGCGCATTATTTCGTCACAGCGGAAAACGCCCGTCGCAACGAGAAAGTGGAAGCGTTCAAACGCTGGCTGCGCAGCGAACTGGACAGGGATATGGCTGAGCTCACAAAGGTCGTGCCATTCCTTGATGAGCATTGCTGA
- a CDS encoding GNAT family N-acetyltransferase has protein sequence MVSEVLERNIVSKGLGSTVLPAAEKRDDGVFGRIGSLETRLARNEREIDAAQQVRFRVFVEEMGARLPAEAMWRGRDIDAFDAVCDHLLVLDNSIEGDPEDQIVGTYRLLRQDTAFANNGFYSASEFDIDGLIARHPGKRFMELGRSCVLPEYRTKRTIELLWQGNWAYAVKHRMDAMIGCASFPGVQPEAHALALSFLHHNCSAKSEWSAKALPALYREMDLVPSEAVNPRKALNAMPPLIKAYMRIGAMFGSGAVVDHAFNTTDVLVILPISSIAGRYINYYGGDSERFNG, from the coding sequence ATGGTCTCGGAAGTTCTTGAACGCAACATAGTCAGCAAAGGCCTGGGCAGCACTGTTTTGCCGGCTGCCGAAAAGCGTGATGACGGTGTTTTTGGCCGTATAGGCTCTCTCGAAACGCGGCTTGCCAGAAACGAGCGCGAAATCGACGCCGCCCAACAGGTGCGCTTCCGCGTCTTCGTTGAAGAAATGGGCGCGAGACTGCCAGCCGAAGCCATGTGGCGCGGACGCGATATCGATGCTTTCGACGCGGTCTGCGACCATCTTCTGGTTCTGGACAATTCTATCGAGGGTGATCCTGAAGACCAGATCGTCGGCACCTACCGGTTGCTGCGCCAGGATACGGCCTTTGCCAATAACGGTTTTTATTCCGCCAGCGAATTCGATATCGACGGCCTGATCGCACGCCATCCCGGCAAGCGCTTCATGGAACTGGGACGCTCCTGCGTGCTGCCGGAATATCGCACGAAGCGGACAATCGAGCTTCTCTGGCAGGGCAACTGGGCCTATGCCGTCAAGCACCGCATGGACGCCATGATCGGCTGCGCTTCCTTCCCCGGCGTCCAGCCGGAAGCCCATGCGCTGGCGCTCTCTTTCCTGCATCACAACTGCTCGGCAAAGAGCGAGTGGTCGGCAAAGGCCTTGCCCGCACTTTATCGCGAAATGGATCTGGTGCCGTCCGAAGCCGTCAATCCACGCAAGGCACTCAACGCCATGCCGCCGCTGATCAAGGCCTATATGCGCATCGGTGCCATGTTCGGTTCCGGTGCCGTGGTAGACCACGCTTTCAACACGACAGACGTGCTGGTCATACTCCCCATCTCCTCCATCGCCGGACGCTACATCAATTATTATGGCGGCGATTCGGAGCGTTTCAACGGGTAA
- a CDS encoding PAS domain-containing hybrid sensor histidine kinase/response regulator yields MSDLARLKEQLTDTFGGPEGEAQSLPQNSQPASPDFSEDQARSPSNQRLLRIFAFLSAIGALAFFLTGLLKLNAGLMALCGLTALVGLTGFAHTAWRNAVSRNRDALEARLQEEKQVRNAALMAEIHEAMGDLVVTRDMNRCIVHANGVFREVTGCAAPEGKSCEDIGIAFRPGGKLHCYDVEIATPYGQRIFSWHDIVTQDITSSRLVISSIARDVTEERAALINREEARLRAENADAAKGRLLATVSHEIRLPLSGILGMNHLLSQTRLTQEQRNYLDGMRESGQALVQLVEDLLDFSTMEVGRFRLNPRAENLRQLIESVVEMLAHRAHEKGIEIASLVAPDVPDYLDFDPARLRQVLFNLIGNAVKFTREGGVFVHASMAHGELAISVEDTGPGMSRAEQVRIFGEFEQAGSTRQRSNGTGLGLAISARIVREFGGALTVSSKKGKGSTFLLKFRPAIAGSSRLPSHRLDVLQQSKVLLLSPAGVASTATAKAIQSLGGLCIEASTIKQLDAFQAEGQLGAITDIIIDHRVASTFRKRLQSLSLSQEKPPRRILLVNPEERASQPQEEFDAWLIRPLREKSLVDVLCGRLRGLERRDAINDNHPGFSFSPAIAPVREKAGRFHELTVLVAEDDPVIARIIRAVLEKSGCKVHAVDDFTALSEAISGTLPLPDLVISDLNMPGGEGLDVLPDINHALQKQGIPLIVLSADTSDATRFSLSNSGMDIVLPKPVEPKRLIEEILRLFPQTRIAEI; encoded by the coding sequence ATGAGTGATCTGGCGCGACTGAAAGAACAGCTGACAGATACCTTCGGAGGCCCCGAGGGCGAAGCTCAATCTCTGCCGCAAAACAGTCAGCCAGCATCGCCTGATTTCAGCGAAGATCAGGCCAGATCGCCGTCCAACCAACGCCTTCTCCGTATCTTTGCCTTTCTGTCGGCAATCGGTGCACTCGCCTTCTTCCTAACAGGTTTGCTGAAGCTCAATGCCGGTCTGATGGCGCTTTGCGGGCTGACAGCGCTTGTGGGGCTTACGGGCTTTGCCCACACCGCGTGGCGAAACGCTGTCTCGCGAAACCGCGATGCGCTCGAGGCAAGACTTCAGGAAGAAAAGCAGGTCCGCAATGCAGCCCTGATGGCTGAAATCCATGAGGCGATGGGCGATCTCGTGGTGACCCGCGATATGAACCGTTGCATCGTCCATGCCAATGGCGTGTTTCGTGAAGTGACTGGTTGCGCCGCGCCGGAAGGCAAGAGCTGCGAAGACATCGGCATCGCCTTTCGTCCCGGAGGCAAGCTGCATTGCTACGATGTCGAGATCGCGACGCCTTACGGACAGCGCATCTTTAGCTGGCACGATATCGTAACGCAGGACATTACGAGCAGCAGGCTCGTCATCAGCAGCATCGCGCGGGATGTGACCGAAGAGCGCGCCGCCCTCATCAACCGCGAAGAGGCAAGGCTGCGAGCGGAAAATGCCGATGCTGCCAAGGGCAGGCTGCTCGCCACCGTCAGTCACGAAATCCGCCTGCCGCTATCCGGCATTCTCGGCATGAACCACCTTCTCTCCCAGACGCGGCTGACGCAGGAACAGCGTAACTATCTCGATGGCATGCGCGAATCGGGTCAGGCGCTGGTGCAGCTGGTCGAAGACCTGCTGGATTTCTCCACCATGGAGGTCGGGCGCTTCCGGCTCAATCCGCGCGCGGAGAATCTGCGCCAGCTTATCGAGAGCGTTGTTGAAATGCTGGCCCACCGCGCCCATGAAAAAGGCATCGAGATCGCTTCGTTGGTCGCACCCGATGTGCCGGATTATCTCGATTTCGACCCGGCCAGATTGCGTCAGGTGCTGTTCAATCTCATCGGCAATGCCGTGAAATTCACCCGTGAAGGCGGCGTATTCGTGCATGCCTCCATGGCGCATGGTGAACTGGCCATCTCTGTCGAAGACACCGGCCCCGGCATGAGCCGCGCGGAACAGGTGCGCATCTTCGGCGAGTTCGAACAGGCCGGATCGACCAGACAGCGCAGCAATGGCACAGGCCTCGGGCTTGCCATCTCCGCACGCATCGTTCGCGAATTCGGTGGCGCGCTGACAGTGTCGAGCAAAAAGGGCAAGGGCAGCACGTTCCTGCTCAAATTCCGCCCTGCAATTGCCGGGTCGTCGCGGTTACCTTCGCATCGTCTGGATGTTCTCCAGCAATCAAAAGTCCTTCTGCTCTCTCCGGCGGGCGTCGCGTCCACCGCGACTGCGAAGGCGATCCAGTCCCTTGGCGGTCTCTGCATAGAGGCCTCAACCATCAAGCAACTCGATGCTTTTCAGGCAGAAGGGCAGCTGGGGGCCATTACCGATATCATCATCGACCACCGCGTTGCCTCCACCTTCCGAAAACGGCTTCAGAGCCTTTCTCTCAGTCAGGAAAAGCCTCCCCGCCGCATCCTGCTGGTCAACCCGGAAGAACGCGCCTCTCAGCCGCAGGAAGAATTCGACGCCTGGCTCATTAGGCCACTGCGCGAAAAATCGCTGGTCGATGTTTTGTGCGGTCGTTTGAGAGGGTTGGAACGCCGCGATGCCATCAATGACAACCATCCCGGCTTCAGCTTTTCACCAGCAATCGCGCCTGTGCGCGAAAAGGCGGGAAGATTCCACGAACTGACGGTTCTGGTGGCGGAGGATGATCCGGTCATTGCCCGCATCATCCGCGCGGTGCTGGAAAAATCCGGCTGCAAGGTTCATGCCGTGGACGATTTTACAGCGCTTTCCGAAGCGATATCGGGAACGCTGCCGCTGCCCGATCTGGTCATCTCCGATCTCAATATGCCGGGGGGCGAAGGGCTGGATGTGTTGCCGGATATCAATCACGCGCTTCAAAAGCAGGGCATTCCGCTCATCGTGCTGAGCGCCGACACGAGCGATGCCACCCGCTTTTCCCTAAGCAATTCCGGCATGGATATCGTGTTGCCCAAGCCGGTCGAGCCGAAGCGATTGATCGAGGAAATACTGCGACTGTTTCCTCAAACACGCATTGCCGAGATTTAG
- the lspA gene encoding signal peptidase II, whose protein sequence is MAKTALFSKPAPAIVFILLALLTDQIIKVLVEAYLPLQEMVPVIPFLALYRTYNLGVAFSMLSGMEGWFIITMRLVIVAFVIWLWRKTDADRTFAHLGFALIIAGAAGNIFDRFLYGHVVDYILFHTATWSFAVFNLADSFITVGAGCVILDEILQAASSRKKARNDSAES, encoded by the coding sequence ATGGCCAAGACCGCACTTTTTTCGAAGCCCGCTCCGGCCATCGTCTTCATCCTTCTGGCGCTTTTGACGGACCAGATCATCAAGGTTTTGGTGGAGGCCTATCTCCCTTTGCAGGAAATGGTGCCGGTCATCCCGTTTCTGGCGCTCTACCGCACCTATAATCTCGGTGTCGCCTTCTCCATGCTGTCCGGCATGGAGGGATGGTTCATCATCACTATGCGCCTCGTCATCGTCGCCTTCGTCATATGGCTGTGGCGCAAGACGGATGCGGACCGCACCTTCGCCCATCTCGGCTTCGCGCTCATCATTGCGGGCGCGGCAGGCAATATTTTCGACCGCTTCCTGTACGGTCATGTCGTGGACTACATTCTTTTCCACACGGCCACATGGTCGTTCGCGGTCTTCAACTTGGCAGATAGCTTCATCACGGTCGGCGCAGGCTGTGTCATCCTCGATGAAATCCTGCAGGCGGCGTCGTCTCGCAAGAAAGCCAGGAACGATTCTGCGGAAAGCTAA
- a CDS encoding TrmH family RNA methyltransferase, translated as MNDRHENGPRRVGQVKEVTSLANPIIKDIKNLTQKKGREESGTFMAEGLKLVIDALELGWTIRTLVYAKAAKGKPLVEQAAAKTVASGGLVLEVSEKVISSITRRDNPQMVVGIFEQKWKPLRDIRPAQGETYVALDRVRDPGNLGTIIRTADAAGASGVILVGDCTDPFSLETVRATMGSVFAMPVARASVDDFLSWKKQAGVSVVATHLAGSVDYRTIDYKKKPVVLLMGNEQSGLPPELSSQADQLARIPQQGRADSLNLAIASAVMLFEARRHLLELAPVK; from the coding sequence ATGAACGATCGTCATGAAAACGGCCCCCGCCGTGTTGGGCAGGTCAAGGAAGTCACGAGCCTTGCCAACCCCATCATCAAGGACATCAAGAACCTGACGCAGAAGAAGGGTCGCGAAGAGAGCGGCACCTTCATGGCGGAAGGCCTGAAGCTCGTCATCGACGCGCTGGAACTCGGCTGGACCATCCGCACGCTGGTCTATGCCAAGGCTGCCAAGGGCAAGCCGCTGGTGGAACAGGCCGCCGCCAAGACGGTGGCCTCCGGCGGGCTTGTTTTGGAAGTCAGCGAAAAGGTCATCTCCTCCATAACCCGTCGCGATAATCCGCAGATGGTGGTGGGCATTTTCGAACAGAAATGGAAGCCACTGCGGGACATCAGGCCCGCGCAGGGCGAGACCTATGTGGCGCTCGACCGCGTGCGCGATCCCGGCAATCTTGGAACGATTATCCGCACTGCGGACGCCGCTGGCGCTTCCGGCGTGATCCTTGTCGGGGACTGCACCGATCCGTTTTCGCTCGAAACCGTGCGCGCCACCATGGGCTCGGTTTTCGCCATGCCCGTCGCCCGCGCCTCGGTGGATGATTTTCTGAGCTGGAAGAAGCAGGCGGGCGTCAGCGTCGTCGCCACACATCTTGCAGGATCGGTCGATTATCGCACCATCGATTATAAGAAAAAACCCGTCGTTCTTCTGATGGGCAACGAACAATCCGGCCTGCCGCCGGAGCTTTCCTCGCAGGCAGATCAGCTTGCCCGTATTCCGCAGCAGGGTCGCGCCGATTCGCTCAATCTGGCGATTGCGAGCGCAGTTATGCTGTTCGAAGCCCGTCGTCATCTTCTCGAACTCGCACCGGTAAAATAA